A section of the Neofelis nebulosa isolate mNeoNeb1 chromosome 12, mNeoNeb1.pri, whole genome shotgun sequence genome encodes:
- the TMEM203 gene encoding transmembrane protein 203, with protein sequence MLFSLRELVQWLGFATFEIFVHLLALLVFSVLLALRVDGLAPGLSWWNVFVPFFAADGLSTYFTTIVSVRLFQDGEKRLAVLRLFWVLTVLSLKFVFEMLLCQKLVEQTRELWFGLITSPVFILLQLLMIRACRVN encoded by the coding sequence ATGCTCTTCTCGCTCCGGGAGCTGGTGCAGTGGCTGGGCTTCGCCACCTTCGAGATCTTCGTGCACCTGCTGGCCCTGTTGGTGTTCTCCGTGCTGCTGGCACTGCGTGTGGACGGCCTGGCCCCCGGCCTCTCCTGGTGGAACGTATTCGTGCCCTTTTTCGCCGCTGATGGGCTCAGCACCTACTTCACCACCATCGTGTCCGTGCGCCTCTTCCAGGACGGAGAGAAGAGGTTGGCAGTGCTCCGCCTCTTCTGGGTCCTCACGGTTCTTAGCCTCAAGTTTGTCTTCGAGATGTTGTTGTGCCAGAAGCTGGTGGAGCAGACTCGGGAGCTCTGGTTCGGCTTGATCACGTCTCCGGTCTTCATTCTCCTGCAGCTGCTCATGATCCGCGCCTGTCGGGTCAACTAG